GACGTTGAGCAGCTTGTTCGGCGAGCCCTGTTTGATGCCGGTGAGCTCGCCACTGGAAGCGTTGTTCACCAGCGCGTCGTGAACCCGCTGTGGGCCGGCGTTCGGGTTCTCCGCGAGATGCAGCGCCGCGGCACCGGCCACGTGCGGCGAGGCCATCGACGTGCCGTTCTTCGATTCCGACGCCGAATCACTCGAATTGGACGCCGAGGTCACGTTGGTCCCCGGTGCGAAGATGTCCAGGCAGCGACCGTAGTTGGATTCGGACCCCGGGATGCTCGGCCAGGTCGAACGCTCGTCACTCGCGTTGGAAGCGCCGACGGTGATCGCGTTCTCGACGCTCGCGGGGCTGCTGTTGCAGGCGTCCTCTCCTGAGTTCCCCGCGGCCACGGCGAACGTGACGCCGGATTCGATGGCCCCCCTCACCGCGTCGTTCACCGAGGTGTTGGTGCTGCCCCCGATACTCATATTGGCCACGGCGGGGCCCTGAGCGTTCTCGGCCACCCAGTCCACGCCGGAAATGATCTGCGACCACGCGCCCCTGCCGTCACAGCCGAGCACGCGGACACCGACCAGTTCGGTTTCCTTGGCCATCCCGTAGGTCTTGCCGCCGATGGTGCCCGCGACGTGCGTGCCGTGTCCTTGGCAATCGCTCGCGTCGGGGTCGTCGTCGACGAAGTCGTACCCGCTTTCGGCTCGTCCTTCGAACTCGCTGTGGCTCATCCGGACGCCGGTATCGATGACATAGCTGGTCACCCCGCTACCCGCGCTATCCGGGTAGGAATAGGTGTCGTCCAGCGGGAGCTCAGACTGGTCACTGCGGTCGAGTCCCCACGTGGGGGAGTTCTGCGTGTCCAGTTTGTGCGCCATCGCGTCCTGCTCCACGTAGGCAACACCGGACTCGGTGGCGAGCTCACGGGCCTGTCGCTCGCTCATTCGCGCCGAGAACCCGCGTAACGCCGTGTCGTAGGTGGACCGGATACTCGCGTCGTACCGCGCCGCCAACGATCGTGCCGTCGTGCCGACGGACTGTGCGCTTACCGCGCTGTCCTCGAACACGACGACATAGCTGTCCGAAATCGCTCCCGGCCCGCCGAGTCCGCGAATCTTACCGGTGTCGGACTGTTGTCCGACCGCGGTACCCCCCATGGCGAACGTGGCCAAGGCGGTGGCGCCGGCCAACGTACACGCCCCGACGACACGTCGCCGGGACCGCTGATGTCCCTGCATCGGAGACTCCAATCGCAACCGATCTGGTGTGAGAAACGACGTGGCATTCGAGTAACGATCACTCATTGCCACGCGATGATTCACTCTCGGAGGTGACCGAAACAGGAGCAATCCGTGAATCGCTACGTAGCGATACCCATATATCCGTGGTTTCTTTCTCGATCTTCAGTCTTAAGTGGGTTAACGTTCTCCTTTCGTGGTTCTATAGTTGATCGAGAACTGCGACACCGTTCGGGCGTTGGCGGAGGCCGTATGGGGTACGAAAGTCGTTCCGCTTCGGAACCCGTCGCGAGCCGTGCGCCGATGCGCACGAGCTCGCCTGTACTGATCGGGAGAGACCAGGAGCTGCGCACCCTCGTCGACTGCGCCGAGCACCCCCCTTCCACGATCTTCGTGGCGGGTGAGGCGGGGATCGGAAAGACCCGCATCGTGCACGAGGTGATCGAGCACCCCCGGCTGTCGGGCAAACGTATTCTGCTCGCCCACTGTCAGGCCATGCGCGAACCCTTTCCGTACGGTGTCATTCTGGACGCGCTTCGCGAGGTGGATACGAACCTGACGCACACTCGCGAATTGAGTCCTGTTGCCGGAGTGCTGCGCGCGCACCTGCCGGAGCTGACGAACCTGCTTCCGCAGGCGCCTGAACGTCTCGACGATACGCACGCGGAACGCCACCGGATGTTCCGCGCCGTCCGTGAGCTACTCGACGCGCTCGGGCACACCGCGCTGATCGTCGAGGATCTGCATTGTGCCGACGAAGGCTCTCGTGACCTGCTGCGCTTTCTGATGTCCGATATGCCCCGCGACCTCACGCTGCTGGTCACCTACCGACGGGAAGAGTCCCCGGGGGGAATTCCCCTCGGCTCGGCACATCGCCCCCCGTTCAACGACAACGGTGTCACCGTCGAAGTCGGCCCGCTCGACGTCACCGGTGTACAACAGCTGACCGGTGCCATCCTCGGCGATCGCTTCGTCCCCCAGGATTTCGCCTCCCGACTGCACGAACGCACCGGAGGCATTCCCTTCGTGCTGGAAGAAACCCTGCGCGCGCTGCGCGATCCGGCGGGAGTCGTACAGACCGACGGTGCCCAGGCCCGCCGCCTGCTGGACGAGGTCGAGGTCCCGGCCCTGCTGCGGGAGGCCTGTCTGGACCGGCTGTCCAGGATGTCGGATGTCGCCAGGAGTGTTGCCCGGGCCGCCGCCGTCTTGGGAACACCGGCTTCGACCAAGCTGCTCGGCGAGCTGACCGAGCTGTCCACATCGGACGCGCGGGCCGCGCTGACCGAGGCGCTGGAGGCGGGTGTCCTGCTGGAAACCGGCGAATCCCGATACGGTTTCCGACACGTCCTCGCGCGTCAAGCCGTGTACTGGACACTGTCGGGCCCGGACCGCGAGCGGCTCCACGCGCGCACGGCGAGCGAGCTGGCCCGCGTCGAACCACGACCCTTGGTGCAGTTGGCCGAGCACAGTCGTAAAGCGGGAGCACACGACGACTGGCTGCGCTACGCGGAAGCGGCCTCGGATCGCGCGGCCGAGCTGGGCGATGCCAATACGGCCACATCCACCTTGCAAGAACTGCTCAAAGACGCGGAACTGGCGCCGACGGACGTGGGCAGACTGGCCGTCAAGTTGAGCCGAGTGGCATACACCGGGCTCGACCAGCATGAAGTCACGGCGGCGCTGGAACGCCTGCTGGCGGACCAGCGTCTGCCCGACTCGGTACGCGGTGAGGTGAGACTGGCTCTCGGACTGTTGCTCAACAGGCAGACGGGCGGGGTCGAGTCCGGTCGTGCCGCGCTCATCACCGCGATCGACGAACTCGACGAACGTCCGCAGCTGCGGATCAAGGCGATGTCG
This genomic stretch from Actinopolyspora halophila DSM 43834 harbors:
- a CDS encoding S8 family serine peptidase, encoding MQGHQRSRRRVVGACTLAGATALATFAMGGTAVGQQSDTGKIRGLGGPGAISDSYVVVFEDSAVSAQSVGTTARSLAARYDASIRSTYDTALRGFSARMSERQARELATESGVAYVEQDAMAHKLDTQNSPTWGLDRSDQSELPLDDTYSYPDSAGSGVTSYVIDTGVRMSHSEFEGRAESGYDFVDDDPDASDCQGHGTHVAGTIGGKTYGMAKETELVGVRVLGCDGRGAWSQIISGVDWVAENAQGPAVANMSIGGSTNTSVNDAVRGAIESGVTFAVAAGNSGEDACNSSPASVENAITVGASNASDERSTWPSIPGSESNYGRCLDIFAPGTNVTSASNSSDSASESKNGTSMASPHVAGAAALHLAENPNAGPQRVHDALVNNASSGELTGIKQGSPNKLLNVSYLGDGGGNPDPDPGNHDPSASFTANYGFDGCAFDAGDSTDPDGDISQYHWDFGDGKTSNGVTVNHSYPAKQGSYTVELTVTDSKDNSNSTTRALDCWNFGDSAYCSPS
- a CDS encoding helix-turn-helix transcriptional regulator, which gives rise to MGYESRSASEPVASRAPMRTSSPVLIGRDQELRTLVDCAEHPPSTIFVAGEAGIGKTRIVHEVIEHPRLSGKRILLAHCQAMREPFPYGVILDALREVDTNLTHTRELSPVAGVLRAHLPELTNLLPQAPERLDDTHAERHRMFRAVRELLDALGHTALIVEDLHCADEGSRDLLRFLMSDMPRDLTLLVTYRREESPGGIPLGSAHRPPFNDNGVTVEVGPLDVTGVQQLTGAILGDRFVPQDFASRLHERTGGIPFVLEETLRALRDPAGVVQTDGAQARRLLDEVEVPALLREACLDRLSRMSDVARSVARAAAVLGTPASTKLLGELTELSTSDARAALTEALEAGVLLETGESRYGFRHVLARQAVYWTLSGPDRERLHARTASELARVEPRPLVQLAEHSRKAGAHDDWLRYAEAASDRAAELGDANTATSTLQELLKDAELAPTDVGRLAVKLSRVAYTGLDQHEVTAALERLLADQRLPDSVRGEVRLALGLLLNRQTGGVESGRAALITAIDELDERPQLRIKAMSVLAQPYIGDVSLVEHRSWMSEVDEAVGNTTDVAFRVSMIANNAPAQLMIGVPTAWRVIERLPAGADTHAEQRDLTRAHCNIADSCSWIGYYETARDYLSSGIRLANDCGAPFIVSTARATRAHLDWITGHWQGLAERVGRLRDEYRDLLPVASELSLVLGCLAVAGGQWQRAAQHLDDTGMAEPNNAYAPVVVNAHAAKVRMLMARGEHYKATEVAERGMRLVRRKEAWVWAAELMPAAVAAHLRVGGDSDAIELTETFGTAIAELDVPAATAALPMCHGLLAARRGDDQAETYFDRARSRAAALPAPYFAALAAERLTRWRMDHARAGQDGADPASTFGELAEEFDALGATHDAARCRYVLREHGFAQATRCGRHGYGEKLSPREHEVCRLVADGHRNREIARILFLSPRTVEQHVANVLRKLELGSREQIRKHTLDG